Proteins encoded by one window of Labrus bergylta chromosome 2, fLabBer1.1, whole genome shotgun sequence:
- the zgc:112966 gene encoding uncharacterized protein zgc:112966 has protein sequence MHLQVEIGDWLEDSIRWREDAAVTGREWCHFYIAVSRQSMFERGLVQWQRQKKASPANQLRVLFLGEAGIDTRALRKEFLTGKMIAGIEQKFFEKGSNGGRPNYSLSDLDKGHFRTVGEIMASSLAQGEPAPNFIVLWCYKVLCTGYLNFDNLDKDSVGDAQYTDLLTRSPHTSLDLFLDTTIRWSVSFQVEAATEATIQSLTEEILICGYTGLIHVEKREEIIWSIVLHAHLRLLLILLQIRDGLKLYGLLEIMAKHPGICQPLFVPRLEMKADADFIISVCQADFSERGTNREHLEVTLMNHLQDFLQELEQGKPQMRLLTEVQAQVHCLTVLSLRGPTVESEVEASGPQLTVEAFLQWITGQGHVPVLQEEKIRFKVNVKFEHHCESHFGEHRICYPNVAACINTITFHVKHMTSFKYFKEVLVEAFHLASLVLIFKCRPVSAYTDF, from the exons ATGCACCTGCAGGTGGAGATCGGGGATTGGTTGGAGGACTCAATCAGATGGAGGGAGGACGCCGCCGTCACTGGTCGGGAGTGGTGTCACTTCT ACATCGCAGTGTCTCGCCAGAGCATGTTTGAGAGGGGTCTTGTGCAATGGCAGcgacaaaaaaaagcatcacCAGCCAACCAGCTGAGAGTCCTCTTTTTAGGTGAAGCAGGCATTGACACAAGGGCTCTTCGCAAGGAATTTCTGACAGGTAA AATGATTGCAGGCATTGAACAGAAATTCTTTGAGAAGGGATCAAATGGCGGAAGACCGAACTATTCCCTTTCGGATTTGGATAAAGGTCATTTCAG GACTGTTGGGGAAATAATGGCCTCCAGCTTGGCCCAAGGAGAACCTGCCCCTAATTTCATTGTGCTTTGGTGCTACAAGGTCCTGTGCACTGGGTACTTGAACTTTGACAACCTGGACAAAGACAGTGTGGGAGATGCCCAATATACCGACCTCTTAACAAGA AGCCCTCACACATCACTTGATCTGTTTCTTGACACAACGATAAGGTGGTCTGTTTCATTTCAGGTGGAGGCAGCCACTGAGGCAACCATTCAAAGTCTCACAGAGGAGATATTGATCTGTGGGTACACAGGATTAATCCATGTGGAGAAAAGGGAGGAAATAATCTG GTCTATTGTCCTCCACGCACATCTGAGACTGCTCCTGATTCTGCTGCAGATAAGGGATGGCTTAAAGCTGTATGGCTTGTTGGAAATCATGGCCAAACACCCAGGCATCTGTCAGCCTTTGTTTGTTCCCAGGCTGGAAATGAAA GCTGATGCAGACTTTATAATATCTGTGTGCCAAGCAGACTTCAGCGAGAGAGGCACAAACAGGGAACATTTGGAGGTGACTCTGATGAATCATCTCCAGGATTTCTTGCAGGAACTGGAGCAAGGTAAACCG caaatgaggcttctcacagaggtgcaggcccaagtccattgtttgactgtcctaagcctgcgtggcccaacagtGGAATCGGAGGTGGAGGCTTCAGGACCACAACTCACTGTAGAGGCATTTCTACAGTGGATAACAGGGCAAGGCCACGTTCCTGTCCTTCAGGAGGAGAAAATTAGGTTCAAAGTGAATGTGAAGTTTGAGCATCACTGCGAGTCACATTTTGGGGAACACAGAATATGTTATCCAAATGTCGCTGCTTGCATTAACACCATCACCTTCCATGTTAAACACATGACTTccttcaaatattttaaagaagtCCTGGTTGAGGCATTCCATCTAGCGTCTTTAGTGTTAATTTTTAAGTGTAGACCAGTGTCAGCCTACACTgacttttaa